One window of the Trifolium pratense cultivar HEN17-A07 linkage group LG2, ARS_RC_1.1, whole genome shotgun sequence genome contains the following:
- the LOC123908415 gene encoding oxysterol-binding protein-related protein 4C-like: MANIVLTKPFATIDNQSDSDENYKIPNILQQVLSLFKNIRLGSDLSRFKLPPSFNMPKSQLQWYGECVYSTSTGVDLINSLNNGKTSLDRLISVVAWSISTTRPQRFGVAPYNPILGETHHVSKGNLNVLLEQVSHHPLVSAFHATDQKANIEIIVCHFPVPKFVGSGVEAYMHGKREVRLHNHGETYEMNCPNFLFRFLPVPGVEWVGNVTIRCIETDLVAELSYIKPSFFGLGGSRRRIKGKIFDSHTMNVLYKIDGHWDSTVTLKDATNNAEVRVIYDAKQVISGLHTPFVEDPQSVWPTESALVWGELSQAIINNEWEKAREAKNNVEETQRSLVRERESKGEIWVPKHFIVTHNNEDGWKCSPIQKWVPDAPIVTL, translated from the exons ATG GCAAACATTGTGCTCACAAAGCCATTCGCAACAATAGACAACCAATCAGATTCCGATGAGAATTATAAAATTCCAAATATATTACAGCAAGTACTAAGTCTCTTCAAGAATATCCGGTTAGGTTCTGATCTGTCACGCTTCAAG CTACCACCTAGCTTCAACATGCCAAAATCACAGCTTCAATGGTATGGTGAATGTGTATATTCCACATCCACAGGAGTAGACTTGATAAACAGCCTCAACAATGGGAAAACATCATTGGATAGATTGATATCAGTAGTAGCATGGAGCATTTCTACCACACGACCACAAAGGTTTGGAGTTGCTCCATACAATCCCATTCTTGGTGAAACTCACCATGTTTCCAAAGGAAATCTTAATGTCTTACTTGAACAG GTTTCACACCATCCTCTAGTATCTGCCTTCCATGCTACTGATCAGAAGGCAAACATAGAAATTATAGTGTGCCATTTTCCAGTTCCAAAATTTGTTG GAAGTGGAGTAGAAGCTTATATGCATGGAAAACGAGAAGTACGTCTCCATAATCATGGAGAGACATATGAAATGAATTGTCCTAATTTCTTATTCAGATTTCTCCCAGTGCCTGGGGTTGAATGGGTTGGCAATGTCACTATCCGGTGCATAGAAACAGACCTTGTGGCAGAATTGAGCTACATAAAACCATCTTTCTTTGGACTTGGGGGAAGTCGAAGACGTATAAAAGGGAAGATCTTTGATTCGCACACAATGAATGTTCTTTATAAAATTGATGGTCATTGGGATAG CACTGTAACATTGAAGGATGCAACTAACAATGCAGAAGTAAGAGTGATATATGATGCAAAACAAGTTATTTCAGGACTCCATACTCCTTTTGTTGAGGATCCAcag AGTGTGTGGCCAACAGAATCAGCTCTTGTTTGGGGTGAGTTAAGCCAAGCCATCATAAACAATGAATGGGAAAAAGCAAGAGAAGCAAAGAATAATGTGGAGGAAACACAGAGGAGTCTGGTGAGAGAAAGAGAGTCAAAAGGGGAAATTTGGGTTCCTAAACACTTTATAGTGACTCATAACAATGAAGATGGTTGGAAATGTTCACCTATTCAAAAGTGGGTCCCAGATGCGCCTATTGTCACCCTATAA
- the LOC123910073 gene encoding subtilisin-like protease SBT2.5 isoform X1, with the protein MLCYLLFLDWTLEQILDATGVGNQLVKMRLLEFECVLLIILSAFLVFGKAEIYIVTVEGEPIISYSGGIDEFEATAVESDEKIDTTSEHVTSYSRHLEKRHDMILGTLFEQGTYKKLYSYRHLINGFAVHISPEQAETLRHAPGVKAVERDWKVKRLTTHTPQFLGLPTGVWPTGGGFDRAGEDIVIGFVDSGIYPHHPSFATHNSEPYEPVPKYRGKCEVDPDTKRNFCNGKIVGAQHFAQAAIASGAFNPSVDFASPLDGDGHGSHTASIAAGNNGIPVRMHGHEFGKASGMAPRARIAVYKALYRLFGGFVADVVAAIDQAVYDGVDILSLSVGPNSPPAAGKTTFLNPFDATLLGAVKAGVFVAQAAGNGGPFPKTMVSYSPWIASVAAAIDDRRYKNHLMLGNGKILAGLGLSPSTHLNRTYTLVAANHVLLDSSVMKYSPTDCQRPEVFNKKLIEGNILLCGYSFNFVVGSSSIKKVSETAKALGAAGFVLCVENVSPGAKFDPVPVGLPGILISDVSNSKKLIDYYNISTPRDWTGRVKSFKGLGKIGEGLIPILHKSAPQVALFSARGPNIKDFNFQEADLLKPDILAPGSLIWAAWSPNGTDEANYVGEGFAMISGTSMSAPHIAGIAALIKQKHPHWSPAAIKSALMTTSTTLDRAGNPLLAQQTSETEAIKFVKATPFDYGSGHVDPTAALDPGLIFDAGYEDYLGFLCTTPGIDIHEIRNYTHVPCNNTMGKPSNLNTPSITISHLVGTQAVHRTVTNVAEEETYVITARMEPSVAIEVNPPAMTINAGTSRQFTVTLTSRSVTGSYSFGEVLMKGSRGHKVRIPVVAKGFPR; encoded by the exons ATGCTTtgttatttactatttttagaTTGGACTTTGGAACAGATCTTGGATGCTACTGGAGTTGGTAATCAATTGGTGAAGATGAGATTGTTAGAGTTTGAGTGTGTGTTGTTGATTATTCTATCtgcttttttggtttttgggaAAGCTGAGATTTACATAGTAACTGTTGAAGGTGAACCTATTATAAGTTATTCTGGGGGTATTGATGAGTTTGAAGCTACTGCTGTGGAATCTGATGAAAAGATTGATACTACTAG TGAACATGTTACTTCTTACAGTCGTCATCTTGAAAAAAGACATGATATGATTCTTGGGACACTGTTTGAACAAGGGACGTACAAGAAACTCTATAGCTATCGACATCTTATAAATGGTTTTGCTGTTCATATATCCCCGGAACAG GCAGAAACTCTAAGACATGCTCCTGGAGTGAAAGCTGTTGAGAGGGACTGGAAAGTGAAGAGACTTACCACACATACTCCACAATTTTTAGGGCTTCCAACTGGGGTATGGCCAACTGGAGGTGGCTTTGATAGAGCCGGAGAAGATATTGTTATTGGATTTGTAGACTCAGGGATATATCCTCATCACCCGAGTTTTGCAACTCATAATTCTGAACCATATGAGCCAGTTCCAAAGTATAGAGGTAAATGTGAAGTTGATCCAGATACTAAAAGAAATTTCTGCAATGGGAAGATTGTTGGAGCACAACACTTTGCACAAGCTGCAATAGCTTCTGGAGCATTCAACCCTTCCGTTGATTTTGCATCTCCTCTAGATGGGGATGGACATGGAAG TCATACAGCCTCTATTGCTGCGGGAAATAATGGAATTCCTGTGAGGATGCATGGCCATGAATTTGGGAAAGCAAGTGGGATGGCTCCTCGTGCGAG GATTGCTGTGTACAAGGCACTCTATAGACTCTTCGGAGGGTTTGTTGCAGATGTAGTTGCTGCAATTGATCAG GCTGTATATGATGGAGTGGATATACTCAGTCTTTCGGTTGGACCCAACAGTCCTCCGGCAGCCGGCAAAACTACATTTTTGAACCCTTTTGATGCTACGCTTCTTGGAGCTGTGAAAGCTGGTGTATTTGTTGCACAGGCTGCTGGGAATGGTGGTCCTTTCCCTAAGACAATGGTTTCATATAGTCCGTGGATAGCATCTGTAGCCGCTGCAATTGATGATCGTAGATACAAAAACCATTTGATGCTTGGAAATGGAAAAATCTTAGCTGGACTCGGGTTATCAC CCTCTACACATTTAAACCGAACATACACATTGGTTGCTGCAAATCACGTGCTGCTAGATTCTTCGGTTATGAAGTACAGCCCCACAGATTGCCAGAGACCAGAAGTTTTTAACAAGAAATTGATAGAGGGAAATATTCTTCTGTGTGGATATTCTTTTAACTTTGTTGTTGGCTCTTCCTCAATCAAGAAAGTATCAGAAACAGCAAAGGCCCTTGGTGCGGCTGGATTTGTTCTCTGTGTTGAAAATGTTTCCCCTGGAGCAAAATTTGATCCTGTCCCAGTTGGCCTTCCTGGGATTCTTATCTCAGATGTCAGCAATTCAAAG AAACTTATAGACTATTATAATATCTCTACACCAAGAGACTGGACTGGACGGGTGAAGAGTTTCAAAGGATTAGGTAAAATCGGTGAAGGTTTGATACCTATTCTACATAAGTCTGCGCCGCAGGTGGCATTATTCTCTGCTAGAGGGCCAAATATAAAAGACTTCAACTTCCAAGAGGCGGATCTTCTCAAACCAGATATATTAGCTCCTGGTTCATTGATTTGGGCTGCTTGGAGTCCAAATGGAACTGATGAGGCAAATTATGTTG GTGAGGGATTTGCGATGATATCTGGAACTAGCATGTCTGCACCACATATAGCTGGAATTGCTGCTCTTATAAAGCAGAAGCATCCACATTGGAGCCCTGCTGCCATTAAATCAGCATTGATGACAACATCAACAACTCTAGACAGAGCAGGGAATCCTCTTCTAGCACAGCAAACTTCTGAAACAGAAGCTATTAAGTTCGTAAAAGCTACCCCTTTTGACTATGGAAGTGGACATGTTGATCCAACAGCTGCCTTGGACCCTGGCCTCATCTTTGATGCAG GATATGAGGATTATCTAGGATTCTTATGCACAACACCCGGTATTGATATTCACGAGATAAGGAACTACACTCACGTGCCATGTAACAATACTATGGGAAAACCGTCGAATTTAAACACTCCATCAATCACAATTTCCCATCTCGTGGGAACTCAAGCTGTCCACCGCACCGTAACCAATGTTGCCGAGGAAGAAACTTACGTGATCACTGCCAGAATGGAACCATCTGTTGCCATTGAAGTCAACCCTCCTGCAATGACTATCAACGCAGGCACATCACGTCAGTTTACTGTGACACTGACGTCTCGCTCTGTGACAGGAAGTTACAGTTTTGGTGAAGTTTTAATGAAAGGAAGCCGAGGGCATAAGGTGAGGATCCCCGTTGTGGCCAAAGGATTCCCACGATAA
- the LOC123908107 gene encoding uncharacterized protein LOC123908107, with amino-acid sequence MGGCYSCNNSSILKNNIRVIHLNGFVEEFDQPISANQVIGNPPTHFVCTSIQLLSSSSIPLLKGDSQLQPGQLYFMLPYSILQDGFSPLDLASLAKRLTAKAKTKPSDYNKSSIVTPLLNQTGFWNSPSRSPCRVGEEEKKSMMNGGRSPCRMQSWKPILESIAEKSLNRRSESDLQELMINV; translated from the coding sequence ATGGGAGGCTGTTATTCTTGCAATAATTCCTctatattgaaaaataatataagagtAATTCACCTCAATGGTTTTGTAGAAGAATTTGATCAACCAATTTCAGCAAACCAAGTTATTGGAAACCCACCAACACACTTTGTTTGTACCTCAATTCAGCTACTTTCATCATCCTCAATACCATTGTTGAAAGGAGATAGTCAACTCCAACCTGGTCAACTATATTTCATGTTACCTTACTCAATACTCCAAGATGGTTTTTCTCCTTTAGATTTGGCTTCCTTAGCTAAAAGACTCACTGCAAAAGCCAAAACAAAACCAAGTGATTATAATAAGTCTTCAATAGTTACTCCTTTACTGAATCAAACAGGTTTTTGGAATTCTCCTTCAAGAAGTCCTTGTAGAGTTGGTGAGGAAGAGAAGAAAAGTATGATGAATGGAGGAAGAAGCCCTTGTAGAATGCAGTCATGGAAACCTATCTTGGAAAGTATTGCAGAGAAGTCACTTAACAGAAGAAGTGAATCAGATTTGCAAGAATTAATGATTAATGTTTAG
- the LOC123910073 gene encoding subtilisin-like protease SBT2.5 isoform X2, protein MRLLEFECVLLIILSAFLVFGKAEIYIVTVEGEPIISYSGGIDEFEATAVESDEKIDTTSEHVTSYSRHLEKRHDMILGTLFEQGTYKKLYSYRHLINGFAVHISPEQAETLRHAPGVKAVERDWKVKRLTTHTPQFLGLPTGVWPTGGGFDRAGEDIVIGFVDSGIYPHHPSFATHNSEPYEPVPKYRGKCEVDPDTKRNFCNGKIVGAQHFAQAAIASGAFNPSVDFASPLDGDGHGSHTASIAAGNNGIPVRMHGHEFGKASGMAPRARIAVYKALYRLFGGFVADVVAAIDQAVYDGVDILSLSVGPNSPPAAGKTTFLNPFDATLLGAVKAGVFVAQAAGNGGPFPKTMVSYSPWIASVAAAIDDRRYKNHLMLGNGKILAGLGLSPSTHLNRTYTLVAANHVLLDSSVMKYSPTDCQRPEVFNKKLIEGNILLCGYSFNFVVGSSSIKKVSETAKALGAAGFVLCVENVSPGAKFDPVPVGLPGILISDVSNSKKLIDYYNISTPRDWTGRVKSFKGLGKIGEGLIPILHKSAPQVALFSARGPNIKDFNFQEADLLKPDILAPGSLIWAAWSPNGTDEANYVGEGFAMISGTSMSAPHIAGIAALIKQKHPHWSPAAIKSALMTTSTTLDRAGNPLLAQQTSETEAIKFVKATPFDYGSGHVDPTAALDPGLIFDAGYEDYLGFLCTTPGIDIHEIRNYTHVPCNNTMGKPSNLNTPSITISHLVGTQAVHRTVTNVAEEETYVITARMEPSVAIEVNPPAMTINAGTSRQFTVTLTSRSVTGSYSFGEVLMKGSRGHKVRIPVVAKGFPR, encoded by the exons ATGAGATTGTTAGAGTTTGAGTGTGTGTTGTTGATTATTCTATCtgcttttttggtttttgggaAAGCTGAGATTTACATAGTAACTGTTGAAGGTGAACCTATTATAAGTTATTCTGGGGGTATTGATGAGTTTGAAGCTACTGCTGTGGAATCTGATGAAAAGATTGATACTACTAG TGAACATGTTACTTCTTACAGTCGTCATCTTGAAAAAAGACATGATATGATTCTTGGGACACTGTTTGAACAAGGGACGTACAAGAAACTCTATAGCTATCGACATCTTATAAATGGTTTTGCTGTTCATATATCCCCGGAACAG GCAGAAACTCTAAGACATGCTCCTGGAGTGAAAGCTGTTGAGAGGGACTGGAAAGTGAAGAGACTTACCACACATACTCCACAATTTTTAGGGCTTCCAACTGGGGTATGGCCAACTGGAGGTGGCTTTGATAGAGCCGGAGAAGATATTGTTATTGGATTTGTAGACTCAGGGATATATCCTCATCACCCGAGTTTTGCAACTCATAATTCTGAACCATATGAGCCAGTTCCAAAGTATAGAGGTAAATGTGAAGTTGATCCAGATACTAAAAGAAATTTCTGCAATGGGAAGATTGTTGGAGCACAACACTTTGCACAAGCTGCAATAGCTTCTGGAGCATTCAACCCTTCCGTTGATTTTGCATCTCCTCTAGATGGGGATGGACATGGAAG TCATACAGCCTCTATTGCTGCGGGAAATAATGGAATTCCTGTGAGGATGCATGGCCATGAATTTGGGAAAGCAAGTGGGATGGCTCCTCGTGCGAG GATTGCTGTGTACAAGGCACTCTATAGACTCTTCGGAGGGTTTGTTGCAGATGTAGTTGCTGCAATTGATCAG GCTGTATATGATGGAGTGGATATACTCAGTCTTTCGGTTGGACCCAACAGTCCTCCGGCAGCCGGCAAAACTACATTTTTGAACCCTTTTGATGCTACGCTTCTTGGAGCTGTGAAAGCTGGTGTATTTGTTGCACAGGCTGCTGGGAATGGTGGTCCTTTCCCTAAGACAATGGTTTCATATAGTCCGTGGATAGCATCTGTAGCCGCTGCAATTGATGATCGTAGATACAAAAACCATTTGATGCTTGGAAATGGAAAAATCTTAGCTGGACTCGGGTTATCAC CCTCTACACATTTAAACCGAACATACACATTGGTTGCTGCAAATCACGTGCTGCTAGATTCTTCGGTTATGAAGTACAGCCCCACAGATTGCCAGAGACCAGAAGTTTTTAACAAGAAATTGATAGAGGGAAATATTCTTCTGTGTGGATATTCTTTTAACTTTGTTGTTGGCTCTTCCTCAATCAAGAAAGTATCAGAAACAGCAAAGGCCCTTGGTGCGGCTGGATTTGTTCTCTGTGTTGAAAATGTTTCCCCTGGAGCAAAATTTGATCCTGTCCCAGTTGGCCTTCCTGGGATTCTTATCTCAGATGTCAGCAATTCAAAG AAACTTATAGACTATTATAATATCTCTACACCAAGAGACTGGACTGGACGGGTGAAGAGTTTCAAAGGATTAGGTAAAATCGGTGAAGGTTTGATACCTATTCTACATAAGTCTGCGCCGCAGGTGGCATTATTCTCTGCTAGAGGGCCAAATATAAAAGACTTCAACTTCCAAGAGGCGGATCTTCTCAAACCAGATATATTAGCTCCTGGTTCATTGATTTGGGCTGCTTGGAGTCCAAATGGAACTGATGAGGCAAATTATGTTG GTGAGGGATTTGCGATGATATCTGGAACTAGCATGTCTGCACCACATATAGCTGGAATTGCTGCTCTTATAAAGCAGAAGCATCCACATTGGAGCCCTGCTGCCATTAAATCAGCATTGATGACAACATCAACAACTCTAGACAGAGCAGGGAATCCTCTTCTAGCACAGCAAACTTCTGAAACAGAAGCTATTAAGTTCGTAAAAGCTACCCCTTTTGACTATGGAAGTGGACATGTTGATCCAACAGCTGCCTTGGACCCTGGCCTCATCTTTGATGCAG GATATGAGGATTATCTAGGATTCTTATGCACAACACCCGGTATTGATATTCACGAGATAAGGAACTACACTCACGTGCCATGTAACAATACTATGGGAAAACCGTCGAATTTAAACACTCCATCAATCACAATTTCCCATCTCGTGGGAACTCAAGCTGTCCACCGCACCGTAACCAATGTTGCCGAGGAAGAAACTTACGTGATCACTGCCAGAATGGAACCATCTGTTGCCATTGAAGTCAACCCTCCTGCAATGACTATCAACGCAGGCACATCACGTCAGTTTACTGTGACACTGACGTCTCGCTCTGTGACAGGAAGTTACAGTTTTGGTGAAGTTTTAATGAAAGGAAGCCGAGGGCATAAGGTGAGGATCCCCGTTGTGGCCAAAGGATTCCCACGATAA
- the LOC123910074 gene encoding oxysterol-binding protein-related protein 4B-like, with product MPMATEGKRHSKIVLTKPFSLEIESDSEPTYSYRAPNLIRRLLSLLKNVRPGSDLTNLQLPPLFYFPKSQLQCYGESVYSTTSNSNLLSKCNNEQSPLERLTSVVAWSISTTRPTSFGVAPYNPILGETHHVSKGNLNVLLEQVSINPPVSALHATDDKENIEMIWCQQPVPKFRGTSIEAEVHGKRVLKLRNHGETYEMNCPRLSIRILPVPGVSWVGNVNILCKETGLVAELSYKSSYSFLGLGGNSKLVKGRILDSSSFNVLYEIDGQWDRTVKVKDTSSGKVRVIYDAKEVISGLKAPIVKDAEGVWQTESALIWGELTEAIISNDWEKAKEAKQGMEERQRKMLIERETKGEHWTPKNFLVTYSNESGLECDYSPINKWVPPAPIIDL from the exons ATGCCTATG GCAACAGAAGGGAAGAGGCATTCTAAAATCGTCCTCACAAAGCCATTCTCATTGGAAATTGAATCAGACTCCGAGCCAACTTACAGTTACAGAGCTCCTAATCTGATCCGTCGCTTGTTAAGTTTGCTAAAGAATGTACGGCCAGGATCAGATCTCACAAACTTACAG TTGCCACCATTGTTTTATTTCCCAAAATCACAACTTCAGTGCTATGGTGAATCAGTATACAGCACAACTTCAAATTCAAACTTGCTAAGCAAATGCAACAATGAGCAGAGTCCATTGGAAAGGTTAACATCTGTGGTAGCATGGAGCATATCTACCACACGCCCTACTTCTTTTGGAGTTGCTCCTTACAATCCCATTCTTGGAGAGACACATCATGTTTCCAAGGGCAACCTTAACGTCCTACTCGAGCAGGTTTCCATCAATCCTCCAGTATCTGCACTACATGCAACAGATGACAAGGAAAACATTGAAATGATATGGTGCCAGCAACCTGTTCCAAAGTTCCGCG GTACAAGTATTGAAGCTGAAGTGCATGGAAAAAGGGTGCTAAAGCTTAGAAATCATGGAGAGACATATGAAATGAATTGCCCTCGCCTCTCAATTAGAATTCTTCCGGTTCCAGGAGTTAGTTGGGTTGGCAATGTTAATATACTGTGCAAAGAGACAGGCCTTGTGGCTGAGTTGTCCTACAAATCATCCTATTCTTTTCTTGGACTTGGTGGGAATAGTAAGTTGGTCAAAGGAAGGATCCTtgattcttcatcattcaatgTACTATATGAAATTGATGGTCAATGGGATAG GACTGTTAAAGTGAAGGACACAAGCAGTGGGAAAGTCAGAGTGATATATGATGCTAAAGAAGTAATTTCGGGGCTCAAAGCTCCTATTGTCAAGGATGCAGAG GGTGTGTGGCAAACTGAATCAGCCCTTATTTGGGGTGAGTTGACTGAAGCTATTATTAGCAATGACTGGGAGAAAGCAAAAGAAGCAAAGCAAGGTATGGAGGAAAGACAAAGGAAGATGTTGATAGAAAGAGAGACCAAAGGGGAACATTGGACTCCTAAGAATTTTTTGGTGACTTATAGTAATGAAAGTGGGTTGGAGTGTGATTATTCACCAATTAATAAATGGGTCCCTCCTGCTCCTATCATAGACTTGTAA
- the LOC123908108 gene encoding oxysterol-binding protein-related protein 4C-like — protein sequence METNIVITKPFATIENQSDSDENYKYPNILKRVLSLFKDVRLGSDLSSFKLPPSFNMPKSQLQWYGECVYSTSTGVDLVNNLNNGKTALDRLISVVAWSISTTRPQRFGVAPYNPILGETHHVSKGNLNVLLEQVSHHPQVSAFHATDQKANIEIIVCHFPVPKFVGSGIEVDMHGNRELRLHNHGETYEMNCPNFLFRFLPYPGVEWVGNVTIRCLETGLVAELSYIKQSLFGLGGSRRRIKGKIFDSLTMNILYKIDGHWDSTVTLKDATNSAEIRVIYDAKQVLSGLHTPFVKDPQSVWPTESALVWGKLSQAIISNNWEKAREVKNTVEETQRSLVREKESKGETWIPKHFIVTHSNDDGWKCSPIQKWVPDAPSSLYSSLL from the exons ATG GAGACAAACATTGTGATCACAAAGCCATTCGCAACAATAGAAAATCAATCAGATTCTGATGAGAATTATAAATATCCAAATATTTTGAAGCGAGTACTAAGTCTCTTTAAGGATGTCCGGTTAGGATCAGATCTTTCAAGCTTTAAG CTACCACCTAGCTTCAACATGCCAAAATCACAGCTTCAATGGTATGGTGAATGTGTATATTCCACATCCACAGGAGTAGACTTAGTAAATAACCTCAACAATGGGAAAACAGCATTGGATAGATTGATATCAGTGGTAGCATGGAGCATTTCTACCACACGACCACAAAGGTTTGGAGTTGCTCCATACAATCCCATTCTTGGTGAAACTCACCATGTTTCCAAAGGAAACCTTAATGTCTTACTTGAACAG GTTTCACACCATCCTCAGGTATCTGCCTTTCATGCCACCGATCAGAAGGCAAACATAGAAATTATAGTGTGCCACTTTCCAGTTCCAAAGTTTGTTG GAAGTGGAATAGAAGTTGACATGCATGGAAACCGAGAACTACGTCTACATAATCATGGAGAGACATATGAAATGAATTGTCCTAATTTCTTATTCAGATTTCTCCCATACCCTGGGGTTGAATGGGTTGGCAATGTCACTATCCGGTGTCTAGAAACAGGCCTTGTGGCAGAATTGAGCTACATAAAACAATCCTTATTTGGACTTGGGGGAAGTCGAAGACGGATAAAAGGGAAGATCTTTGATTCACTCACGATGAATATTCTTTATAAAATTGATGGTCATTGGGATAG CACTGTAACATTGAAGGATGCAACTAATAGTGCAGAAATAAGAGTGATATATGATGCAAAACAAGTTCTTTCAGGACTTCATACTCCTTTTGTTAAGGATCCACAg AGTGTGTGGCCAACAGAATCAGCTCTTGTTTGGGGTAAGTTAAGCCAAGCCATCATAAGCAATAACTGGGAAAAGGCAAGAGAGGTAAAGAATACTGTGGAGGAAACACAGAGGAGTCTTGTGAGAGAAAAAGAGTCAAAGGGGGAAACTTGGATTCCTAAACACTTTATAGTGACTCATAGCAATGATGATGGCTGGAAATGTTCACCAATTCAAAAGTGGGTCCCAGATGCCCCTTCGTCACTATATAGTTCGTTACTATAA